The following coding sequences are from one bacterium SCSIO 12741 window:
- a CDS encoding glycosyltransferase family 39 protein codes for MEQSSRPFYLLTWGVILILLLPILAQDGMFLDGVLYSSVGKNLANGYGTFWAPRFSEYGIANSPIFHEHPPLNFGIQAIFYKILGNGFLTERIYSLLTAILNAGLIHLIWKELEKKDHRLRGMSWWALLLWILLPLTYWCFQNNVQENTMGIFVLSSVWFLMRYLDSGRLMLLIGCGVSLFLASFSKGVTGLFPLGAIVFWSWTVGRKDNNPDNPIPYQWHYARVGFGRVVRDTLILLVIVFAIYGLLLSYGPAYDNLMGWFEGRFLHRLDSAPTVDHRYRIWIRIFNEMIYTMAITAVLIGLFLWRKVDWLAGWSQRKKWVSFFFLLALSGSAPLVLTMVQKGFYMVPSYPFYAIAFALITAPGLQVWIKKMSKTGKAIVTTFSSVVIIAAIGVAAFLFHGTSRDQDVLPDMHRVGEEVPFGSTLSIYPDIWEDWRVQVYLQRYYHISLNPRTGDHTYFLTKAEEPAPDGYQEVDLGLTHHKLYRK; via the coding sequence ATGGAACAATCGAGCAGGCCTTTCTACCTTTTAACCTGGGGAGTCATATTGATTCTTCTGTTACCTATTCTGGCTCAGGATGGTATGTTTCTCGATGGAGTATTGTACAGCAGTGTTGGAAAGAATTTGGCCAATGGCTACGGTACTTTTTGGGCACCTCGTTTTAGCGAATACGGCATTGCCAACTCTCCTATATTTCATGAGCATCCACCCTTAAATTTTGGTATTCAGGCCATCTTTTATAAGATACTGGGGAATGGATTTCTAACCGAACGCATCTACTCCTTGCTCACTGCAATTCTCAATGCTGGCCTTATCCATTTGATTTGGAAAGAGCTTGAGAAGAAGGATCATCGACTAAGAGGAATGAGCTGGTGGGCCCTGCTACTTTGGATTCTTTTGCCACTCACTTATTGGTGTTTTCAGAACAACGTACAGGAAAATACCATGGGCATATTTGTGCTTAGTTCCGTTTGGTTTCTAATGCGCTACCTCGATTCGGGCCGACTCATGCTTCTTATCGGATGTGGGGTTAGTCTCTTTTTGGCTTCTTTCAGTAAGGGAGTCACCGGATTGTTTCCTCTGGGGGCCATTGTATTCTGGAGTTGGACGGTAGGTCGGAAAGACAACAACCCAGACAATCCGATCCCATATCAATGGCATTATGCCCGGGTTGGATTTGGACGAGTAGTTCGCGATACCCTCATTTTGTTGGTTATTGTGTTTGCCATTTACGGCTTGCTTCTGTCTTATGGACCGGCTTATGACAATTTGATGGGATGGTTTGAAGGCCGTTTTCTACATCGCTTAGATTCCGCTCCAACCGTGGATCACCGCTACCGAATTTGGATTCGAATCTTTAATGAGATGATCTACACCATGGCCATCACCGCCGTGTTGATAGGATTGTTTCTATGGCGCAAAGTGGATTGGCTGGCCGGATGGAGTCAACGGAAAAAATGGGTGTCCTTCTTTTTCCTATTGGCTTTGAGTGGATCCGCTCCTTTGGTACTTACCATGGTGCAGAAGGGATTTTACATGGTTCCGTCCTATCCGTTTTATGCTATCGCATTTGCCTTAATTACGGCTCCCGGACTTCAGGTATGGATCAAAAAAATGAGCAAAACCGGTAAAGCCATTGTCACCACTTTTTCATCCGTTGTGATTATTGCCGCCATTGGAGTTGCTGCCTTTTTGTTTCACGGCACCAGTCGCGATCAGGACGTTTTGCCCGATATGCATCGAGTAGGAGAAGAAGTGCCCTTTGGAAGCACCTTGTCTATTTACCCTGACATTTGGGAAGACTGGAGAGTCCAGGTGTACCTGCAGCGTTACTACCACATTAGTTTAAATCCGCGCACCGGTGATCATACTTATTTCCTGACCAAAGCAGAAGAACCGGCTCCCGATGGCTATCAAGAAGTCGATCTTGGGTTGACTCATCACAAGCTTTACCGCAAATAG
- a CDS encoding MarR family transcriptional regulator encodes MRIEDEIKQKQFKSDLQRALVNLHYTYLFLNRTHSERLKPYGISSQQFNILRILRGQYPNPASIKLLTERMMDKMSNASRLVDKLLAKKLVERTSCPEDRRRVDVVITEKGLELIEKASNELDGAAEKFKLTSEEAIELSRLLDKMRE; translated from the coding sequence ATGAGAATTGAAGACGAAATCAAGCAAAAGCAATTTAAATCCGATTTACAACGGGCGTTGGTCAATCTGCATTATACCTACCTCTTTTTGAATCGGACACACAGTGAACGCTTAAAGCCTTATGGTATCTCTTCTCAGCAGTTCAACATTCTCCGTATTCTAAGAGGTCAATACCCTAATCCTGCATCGATCAAACTCCTTACCGAGCGTATGATGGATAAGATGAGCAATGCTTCTCGCCTGGTGGATAAGTTACTGGCCAAAAAATTAGTGGAACGTACGAGTTGCCCGGAAGATAGAAGACGTGTAGATGTGGTAATCACCGAAAAAGGGTTGGAACTAATTGAAAAAGCTTCCAACGAATTGGACGGTGCCGCTGAGAAATTTAAGCTGACCAGCGAAGAGGCTATTGAACTAAGCCGGCTTTTGGACAAAATGAGAGAATAA
- a CDS encoding T9SS type A sorting domain-containing protein, which translates to MRGKVYLLILSLLGISASVYGQDWIEGMYDPQMNYFEVNESYQQYWQTHEKVKGSGHKQFERWRYFIDPYIQKDGSIRPYKEIQQSIESYYQSHPSRSVQGNWVEIGPWTAQRVSRGVGRMNCIGFHPTNPNKIYVGSPSGGIWISDDGGHTWRNPDESLQNFGVTSIAFHPTNPDIMLIGTGDAPANESYGVGVWRSEDGGETWNESNLGIWDKTVSKVMFNPDSVDEVLAATKTGLYQSMDGGKSWQQRISNYDFRDIEFKPGDPKVAYSATWSYNTTTSWVFVSKDGGRNWKRRIITEGFIPDYRYELAVTPANPELLYCAGGLRMMISENSGDTFRTVTQEGGFLLSNDNQAWYNASLDADPNNPNVIYCGNRYLYKSYDGGESWIRLNHTHADNHFISFSPHDGSLWVLDDGGIHRSTDGGLTFTDLTDLGISAIYSVAQSPFNADHALNGYQDCGSKYYDGRTWTSVYGADGMQALFDPTDSNRFYTSYQYGRIVRHLNHIGSNQVMPQPDDEGPWVTPYILDVNDPETMYMGRQKIWKSTNIFESKTKNIKWDTISTGIAQYPLGTFIKIKQHRTNSKRMYALKRAENRSRTQLIACDNIYDSIPVWYNLGLNYPLVTLSSDFETDNRDSSTIYMLADNEVWITTDMGQNWTDFSGTLPDVPMHCLTLDTVTGGLYVGCDAGVFYRGAGQSDWVSFRDGLSRNARVRDMDLYYHPTDHNQSRLKAATYGRGMWESELYGNTGFDPSPVYPVVFSEAKTYTYDQTFDLRIEFKHHIHTEKVNGFDQSDIQVRNGRITQFTDQGDYFEITVEATQSGHVYVDIPQGVATDLAHGLPNDSLTTWRIDYLDDHPEIGPYGPGGVGDSSHLLLWLKADHGLLDANGQAISTDMTRIDQWQDFSGKGYVAVQATDSSRPFFRVDTAGINGHPAVEYNPPNRYFMVNDFGPVGKNLSVFAVAQSNTENWEGHSWIANSRMNNGFLMHNSNNRKSIYAVTVDENKKYLGSPSVEVKDVTEPHVFGLTYNERMWKNAIHLDNQVGYDELYGDHFRDGTDTINIRLGKDYDERYGNGKLGEFIYYSEDLQDARRLIVSNYLAAKFGVDLQESNRYDYGEKYGERVAGIGRVSAEDWHQDAKGLSAFRVSDPDDMENGEFLLWGSDTASVDTWIAGQLPDGMERLARTWRVDETGGDLGQVLIRLNKDDVPTGKAKLGLLYSSTEDFSSNLSLVEWNVGGDGNWELHTNLMNEGYYALVTAEKFFLGEESLAVNMKYQLVPNPAINGLSELRIESFGQDELEIQITDKLGRQLQRQKLTIGEGLYQLPIDLSGEASGIYLITVYSNTGTETYKLVR; encoded by the coding sequence ATGAGGGGGAAAGTTTATTTGTTGATTCTTAGTTTGTTGGGAATCAGTGCGTCGGTATATGGCCAAGATTGGATTGAGGGAATGTATGATCCTCAAATGAATTATTTTGAGGTCAATGAAAGCTACCAGCAGTACTGGCAGACCCACGAAAAAGTAAAGGGCTCCGGACACAAGCAGTTCGAAAGATGGCGCTACTTTATCGACCCCTACATTCAAAAAGATGGGAGCATAAGACCCTATAAGGAGATTCAACAATCCATTGAATCGTATTACCAAAGTCACCCTTCGAGATCGGTTCAAGGGAACTGGGTAGAAATTGGCCCTTGGACGGCACAACGTGTTTCCAGAGGGGTAGGCCGAATGAACTGCATAGGATTTCACCCGACCAATCCCAATAAGATTTATGTAGGAAGCCCCTCAGGAGGAATTTGGATCTCTGATGACGGTGGACATACCTGGAGAAATCCGGATGAAAGCCTTCAGAATTTTGGAGTTACCTCCATAGCCTTTCACCCGACTAACCCGGATATCATGTTGATCGGGACGGGTGATGCTCCGGCCAATGAATCCTACGGAGTAGGTGTTTGGAGAAGTGAAGATGGTGGAGAAACCTGGAACGAGTCCAACCTTGGAATTTGGGACAAAACGGTATCTAAGGTAATGTTTAATCCAGATTCAGTGGACGAGGTATTGGCCGCTACCAAGACTGGACTGTACCAATCGATGGATGGGGGGAAAAGCTGGCAACAGCGTATTTCCAACTACGACTTTAGAGACATTGAATTTAAGCCAGGTGATCCTAAGGTTGCCTATTCTGCCACTTGGTCCTACAACACGACTACGAGCTGGGTGTTCGTTTCGAAAGACGGTGGACGAAACTGGAAGAGACGTATTATCACAGAAGGATTCATTCCTGATTATCGCTACGAATTGGCGGTGACTCCGGCTAACCCTGAATTGCTTTACTGTGCCGGAGGTTTGAGAATGATGATTTCTGAGAATTCAGGAGATACCTTTAGAACAGTAACACAAGAAGGTGGCTTTTTGCTGAGCAACGACAACCAGGCCTGGTACAATGCTTCGCTTGATGCCGATCCCAACAATCCGAATGTAATTTACTGTGGAAATCGCTACCTCTACAAATCCTATGATGGTGGGGAAAGTTGGATTCGATTGAATCACACTCACGCCGATAACCACTTTATTAGTTTCTCTCCTCATGACGGATCCTTGTGGGTATTGGACGACGGAGGTATTCACCGAAGTACCGACGGTGGACTGACTTTTACTGATCTCACTGACTTAGGTATTTCTGCTATTTATTCGGTAGCGCAAAGCCCCTTTAATGCTGACCATGCTTTGAATGGTTATCAGGATTGTGGATCCAAATATTACGATGGCCGCACCTGGACCAGCGTTTATGGAGCTGATGGTATGCAAGCCCTGTTTGATCCTACAGATAGTAACCGCTTTTACACGTCTTACCAATATGGGCGTATTGTTCGACACCTTAATCATATTGGTTCCAACCAAGTGATGCCGCAACCCGATGATGAAGGACCTTGGGTAACGCCGTACATTTTGGATGTTAACGATCCGGAAACGATGTACATGGGACGTCAAAAAATTTGGAAGTCGACCAACATTTTCGAGAGCAAAACCAAAAACATTAAATGGGATACCATCAGTACAGGTATTGCCCAATATCCTTTGGGAACCTTCATTAAAATCAAGCAGCACCGCACCAATTCCAAAAGGATGTATGCTTTGAAAAGGGCAGAGAATCGTTCTCGTACCCAATTGATTGCCTGCGACAATATTTACGATTCCATTCCAGTTTGGTACAACTTAGGGCTGAATTACCCCTTGGTAACGTTATCCTCTGATTTTGAAACAGACAATCGGGATAGCTCCACGATTTACATGTTGGCCGACAACGAAGTTTGGATCACTACTGATATGGGGCAAAACTGGACCGATTTTTCAGGAACCTTGCCGGATGTACCCATGCATTGTTTGACCTTGGATACGGTAACCGGTGGATTGTATGTAGGTTGCGATGCTGGTGTGTTTTACCGGGGTGCAGGCCAATCGGATTGGGTCTCTTTTAGAGATGGTTTAAGTCGAAATGCCCGGGTTCGTGATATGGATCTGTATTACCACCCCACTGATCACAACCAGAGTCGATTGAAGGCGGCTACCTATGGTCGTGGTATGTGGGAATCTGAGTTGTATGGTAACACAGGTTTTGATCCATCTCCGGTTTATCCGGTTGTTTTTTCTGAAGCCAAAACGTATACCTACGATCAAACTTTCGACTTGAGAATTGAATTTAAACACCACATTCATACCGAGAAGGTCAATGGATTTGATCAAAGCGATATTCAGGTCAGAAATGGTCGGATTACACAATTTACGGATCAAGGTGATTATTTTGAGATTACCGTTGAAGCGACTCAGTCTGGGCATGTATACGTAGACATACCACAAGGCGTAGCTACTGATTTGGCCCATGGACTTCCAAATGACTCCTTAACGACCTGGAGAATTGACTACCTGGACGATCATCCTGAAATTGGTCCTTATGGTCCAGGTGGAGTAGGTGATTCCTCTCATTTATTGCTCTGGTTAAAAGCCGATCATGGATTATTGGATGCCAATGGCCAGGCAATTTCCACGGATATGACCCGGATAGATCAATGGCAGGATTTCTCAGGAAAGGGTTATGTAGCCGTTCAAGCTACCGATAGCAGTCGACCTTTCTTTCGTGTAGATACAGCTGGTATCAATGGTCACCCCGCTGTGGAATACAATCCTCCAAACCGTTATTTCATGGTCAATGATTTTGGACCGGTTGGAAAAAATCTTTCGGTATTTGCTGTGGCGCAATCGAATACAGAGAATTGGGAAGGACATAGCTGGATAGCCAACAGCCGCATGAACAACGGCTTCCTGATGCACAATTCAAACAACCGCAAGTCCATTTATGCGGTTACGGTGGATGAAAACAAAAAGTACTTAGGCTCTCCCAGTGTGGAGGTTAAAGATGTGACCGAGCCGCATGTTTTTGGATTGACCTACAACGAAAGAATGTGGAAGAATGCTATCCACTTGGACAATCAAGTGGGTTACGATGAACTGTATGGCGACCATTTCCGCGACGGTACCGATACGATCAATATCCGATTGGGTAAAGACTACGATGAGCGCTATGGTAATGGAAAATTAGGAGAGTTTATTTACTACAGCGAAGATCTTCAAGATGCTCGTCGATTGATTGTAAGTAACTACCTCGCTGCCAAGTTCGGAGTAGATCTTCAAGAAAGCAATCGTTACGATTATGGAGAAAAGTACGGTGAACGAGTGGCTGGAATTGGGCGAGTAAGTGCAGAAGACTGGCACCAGGATGCTAAAGGGCTTAGCGCCTTCAGGGTTTCTGATCCGGATGATATGGAGAATGGCGAATTCTTGCTCTGGGGTTCAGATACCGCTTCCGTGGACACCTGGATTGCCGGACAGTTGCCAGACGGTATGGAACGATTGGCTCGAACCTGGCGTGTAGATGAAACCGGAGGAGATCTGGGACAAGTATTGATCCGTTTGAATAAGGATGATGTTCCAACCGGCAAAGCGAAATTGGGATTGCTTTATTCCTCTACCGAAGATTTCTCGAGCAACCTGAGTTTGGTTGAATGGAATGTTGGAGGCGATGGTAACTGGGAATTGCATACTAACCTGATGAATGAAGGTTATTATGCCTTGGTTACAGCTGAGAAGTTCTTTCTGGGCGAAGAGAGTCTTGCCGTAAACATGAAATACCAGTTGGTGCCAAACCCCGCCATTAACGGGTTGAGCGAGCTGAGAATCGAAAGCTTTGGGCAAGATGAATTGGAAATCCAAATCACAGACAAACTGGGGCGTCAATTGCAACGTCAAAAGTTGACCATCGGTGAAGGGTTGTATCAATTACCCATCGATTTGAGCGGTGAGGCCAGCGGTATTTACCTGATCACAGTTTATAGCAACACAGGAACCGAGACCTATAAATTGGTCCGCTAA
- a CDS encoding DoxX family membrane protein encodes MKAKITMVLRILLGLMMVFFGLNGFFHFMPLPPAPEAAANFMGALVNSGYLMVLVKGLEVIAGLLLIFNLYTRAALTILAPIMLNAFLFHLFLDPAGVGGATLAFGLVIYLIISDWSHFKILVSK; translated from the coding sequence ATGAAAGCAAAAATTACAATGGTCCTGAGAATCTTACTCGGACTAATGATGGTCTTCTTTGGCCTCAACGGATTTTTTCACTTTATGCCCTTGCCACCTGCTCCAGAAGCAGCGGCAAATTTCATGGGCGCCCTGGTCAATTCAGGATACCTCATGGTATTGGTAAAGGGATTAGAGGTGATAGCAGGTTTGCTACTGATCTTTAACCTTTACACCAGAGCCGCATTAACCATTCTTGCTCCCATTATGCTGAATGCCTTCCTCTTCCACCTATTTCTGGACCCAGCCGGAGTTGGAGGAGCAACCTTAGCTTTTGGTCTTGTGATCTACTTGATCATCTCCGATTGGAGCCACTTTAAAATTCTTGTAAGCAAATAA
- a CDS encoding U32 family peptidase, which translates to MKQKQVELMAPAGSFAAMQAAIDNGANAVYFGVDQLNMRARATMNFTLDDLEEIAQRCRAANVRTYLTLNTIIYDHDLSIIKKVVNRVKESGIDAVIASDQAVIGYASQQGVEVHISTQLNVTNLETVRFYSHFADVMVLSRELSLRQVKDICDGVKKENICGPSGRPVEIEVFAHGALCMAVSGKCYLSLHNQNSSANRGACIQNCRRSYKVIDMEDGVELEIDNEYIMSPKDLCTVDFLDQLLDTGVSVLKIEGRGRAPEYVATTIRCYREAIDAIQEGTYTPEKVAEWMGRLEKVYNRGFWGGYFLGQKMGEWSDVSGSSATQKKMYLGKGLHYYTKLGVGVFRLEAHSLKVGDEVAIIGPTTGVLETTIQEIHVDNEAVEKADKGVDCAIKLDRTIRSSDKLYKYIPA; encoded by the coding sequence ATGAAACAAAAGCAGGTAGAATTAATGGCTCCGGCGGGATCCTTTGCAGCTATGCAGGCTGCTATTGATAACGGAGCTAATGCGGTCTACTTTGGTGTGGACCAGTTGAATATGCGCGCACGTGCAACGATGAACTTTACCCTGGACGATTTAGAAGAAATTGCCCAGCGCTGTCGTGCGGCCAATGTAAGAACCTACCTAACCTTAAATACCATTATTTACGATCACGATTTATCCATTATCAAAAAGGTGGTTAATCGGGTAAAGGAATCTGGAATTGATGCGGTGATTGCCTCTGATCAGGCAGTCATTGGTTATGCTTCTCAGCAAGGAGTGGAAGTGCATATTTCTACTCAGTTGAATGTGACCAATTTGGAAACCGTTCGTTTTTACAGTCACTTTGCCGATGTGATGGTTCTTTCACGGGAATTGAGTTTAAGACAAGTGAAAGACATCTGTGACGGTGTGAAAAAAGAAAACATCTGCGGACCATCAGGTAGACCTGTAGAAATAGAGGTGTTTGCCCATGGAGCTCTGTGTATGGCTGTTTCTGGTAAGTGTTATTTGTCATTGCACAACCAGAATTCATCGGCTAACCGAGGTGCTTGCATTCAAAATTGCCGTAGAAGCTACAAGGTGATTGACATGGAAGACGGAGTGGAACTGGAAATCGACAATGAATACATCATGTCACCCAAGGACCTTTGCACCGTCGATTTTCTGGATCAGTTACTCGATACTGGAGTTTCGGTTCTAAAGATTGAAGGCCGGGGAAGAGCTCCTGAATATGTGGCAACGACCATTCGCTGTTACCGTGAGGCGATCGATGCTATTCAGGAGGGTACCTATACACCAGAGAAAGTGGCCGAATGGATGGGTAGACTCGAAAAAGTATACAACCGGGGTTTTTGGGGAGGATACTTCCTGGGACAAAAAATGGGAGAGTGGAGTGACGTTAGCGGATCTTCTGCTACCCAGAAAAAAATGTACCTGGGTAAAGGATTGCACTATTACACCAAATTGGGAGTAGGTGTTTTTCGCCTGGAAGCCCATAGCTTGAAAGTGGGTGATGAGGTGGCCATTATCGGTCCTACGACTGGAGTATTGGAGACCACAATCCAGGAGATTCACGTGGACAATGAAGCTGTAGAAAAAGCGGATAAAGGGGTGGATTGCGCCATCAAATTGGATCGTACCATTCGTTCTTCGGATAAGTTGTACAAGTATATCCCCGCCTAA
- a CDS encoding OmpA family protein has protein sequence MRISQKPALIFLFLFSHWLGFAQLVVDTNYTAEQLVDQILVGNGMRVGNIVLKGHRIGLGHFQSDSAVIGMNEGLLLATGSVFDAEDLNETPGQSGVLYSYGTATKERKPRRGDRDLNRLAKGRTYDVNIIEFDFVPFHNRITFNYSFGSEEFEEYVGSKYNDVFGFFLSGPGVRKTNIALLTGTDIPIAINNVNQRKYPEYYISNDYFINYGLLKGIPEKPHLNFWQWIRINLLGGKSKTEEQPYYIDEGRKEKLNQVLVDGFEYDGFTTKMQCTWLVEPFQKYHLKIAVGDVGDAIFDSGVFIEAGSFSSFKDTMPEDFVDYPDLSQILNFDSIFGIFPDTELIENPSPFQLTTIYFDSDEYRLVDTAKSYLTQLAEYLKKETDWKAEIWGYTDADGGVNHNQKLSEKRAKSVQRFLVDQGIHFSRMTYRGLNYTHAVGDNATQKGKAQNRRVEIILYKNE, from the coding sequence ATGAGAATTAGCCAAAAACCAGCTCTGATCTTTCTTTTTCTATTTTCCCATTGGCTGGGTTTTGCTCAATTGGTAGTGGATACAAACTACACCGCAGAGCAACTCGTGGACCAAATTCTGGTGGGCAATGGAATGCGTGTTGGTAATATCGTGCTCAAAGGGCACCGAATTGGTCTGGGGCATTTTCAAAGTGATTCAGCGGTCATTGGAATGAATGAAGGATTGCTCCTGGCCACAGGCAGTGTGTTTGACGCCGAAGATTTAAATGAAACACCTGGGCAATCTGGTGTTCTATACAGCTACGGAACAGCCACTAAAGAACGCAAGCCCCGAAGGGGAGACCGTGATTTGAACCGGCTGGCTAAAGGCCGAACCTACGATGTCAACATCATCGAGTTTGATTTTGTGCCCTTCCACAATCGGATTACGTTCAATTATTCCTTTGGATCTGAAGAGTTTGAAGAATATGTAGGTTCCAAATACAACGATGTGTTTGGCTTCTTTTTATCCGGACCGGGTGTTCGAAAAACCAATATCGCACTGCTTACAGGTACGGATATACCTATTGCCATCAACAATGTGAACCAACGCAAGTATCCCGAATACTACATTTCCAACGACTACTTCATCAATTATGGATTGCTTAAGGGGATACCCGAGAAACCGCATTTGAACTTCTGGCAGTGGATTCGGATTAACCTTTTGGGAGGAAAATCTAAAACTGAAGAACAACCCTACTACATCGATGAGGGGAGAAAGGAGAAATTAAACCAAGTGCTTGTTGATGGATTTGAGTACGACGGATTTACGACCAAAATGCAATGTACCTGGCTCGTGGAGCCTTTTCAGAAATACCACCTCAAAATTGCGGTAGGTGACGTAGGAGATGCCATTTTTGATTCCGGTGTTTTCATCGAAGCGGGCTCCTTTTCTTCGTTCAAAGACACCATGCCGGAGGACTTTGTCGATTACCCCGATTTGAGCCAGATCCTCAATTTCGATAGCATCTTCGGCATTTTTCCCGATACCGAGTTGATCGAAAATCCTTCACCCTTTCAGCTCACCACCATCTACTTCGATAGTGATGAGTATCGCTTGGTGGACACGGCAAAATCATACCTAACTCAATTGGCGGAATACTTGAAAAAAGAAACCGATTGGAAAGCCGAAATATGGGGATACACCGACGCCGATGGCGGGGTAAATCACAACCAAAAACTTTCTGAAAAGAGAGCCAAATCGGTACAGCGATTTCTCGTGGATCAGGGTATTCATTTTTCACGGATGACCTACCGGGGGTTAAACTATACTCATGCCGTGGGAGATAATGCCACTCAAAAAGGGAAGGCTCAAAACAGAAGGGTTGAGATTATCCTCTACAAGAACGAATAG
- the recR gene encoding recombination mediator RecR translates to MDLPSKYLQEAVDEIASLPGIGKKTALRLALHLLRRDENEVLGFSKAIAAMKQNIRHCHKCGNLSDQELCGICSNPARNQKIICLVEDLRDVIAIEATRQYGGLYHVLGGVISPMDGIGPGDLNLGTLLDRIKEEGTEEVIMALNATMEGDTTGFYLYKKIQPLGIKITTIARGVSVGDELHYADEITLGSSIQHRTLFEGSFNR, encoded by the coding sequence ATGGATTTACCTTCCAAATACCTACAGGAAGCGGTAGATGAAATTGCCTCATTACCCGGAATTGGCAAAAAAACAGCCCTTCGATTGGCTCTTCATCTCCTTCGACGTGATGAGAATGAAGTGCTCGGTTTTTCGAAGGCCATTGCCGCCATGAAGCAAAACATTCGGCATTGTCATAAATGCGGAAACCTGTCTGATCAGGAGTTGTGCGGTATTTGTAGTAATCCAGCCCGCAACCAAAAGATCATTTGCCTGGTGGAAGATCTTCGGGATGTAATCGCCATAGAAGCTACGCGACAATACGGCGGATTGTACCACGTATTGGGTGGGGTAATTTCGCCCATGGATGGAATCGGACCTGGCGACTTGAACCTGGGGACTCTGCTCGATCGCATTAAGGAGGAGGGAACGGAAGAAGTGATCATGGCCCTCAATGCAACGATGGAAGGAGATACAACCGGCTTTTACCTCTACAAAAAGATTCAACCTCTGGGAATAAAAATCACCACCATTGCCCGTGGAGTGAGCGTGGGTGACGAGTTGCACTATGCCGATGAAATCACCCTGGGCAGCAGTATTCAGCACCGAACACTATTTGAAGGATCCTTTAACCGGTAG
- a CDS encoding ferredoxin — MVIITHQREKCIGCNYCVELAFQRWRMSKKDGKVTLIGGKNKKGFHTARVGDEELEENKKAAEVCPMNIIKVSQI; from the coding sequence ATGGTTATCATTACCCATCAACGTGAAAAGTGTATTGGCTGCAACTACTGCGTGGAGCTGGCTTTTCAGCGTTGGCGTATGAGTAAAAAAGACGGCAAGGTTACCTTGATTGGCGGTAAGAACAAAAAAGGTTTTCACACGGCTCGGGTAGGAGATGAAGAGCTTGAAGAAAACAAGAAGGCAGCCGAGGTTTGCCCGATGAACATTATCAAGGTATCCCAGATTTAA
- a CDS encoding YceI family protein has translation MKITKWIAAAALTLIAAAPMNSMAGDGDSYTVNTKNSTVKWKGTKVGGEHVGMIQFKSGSLQMDDGNIKGGNIVMDMNSITCTDIENAEYNGKLVGHLKSDDFFGVSQFPEAKMVIKSIKPAGGNKANVVASVTIKGITKDVNFELESTESNGTLTATGTVVIDRSDFNVKYASGSFFEGLGDKMIYDDFTLDFKLVASK, from the coding sequence ATGAAAATTACCAAATGGATTGCCGCTGCCGCTTTAACCTTAATCGCAGCCGCCCCGATGAACAGCATGGCCGGAGACGGCGACTCATACACCGTAAACACCAAAAACAGCACCGTTAAATGGAAGGGAACCAAAGTAGGCGGTGAGCACGTTGGAATGATTCAATTCAAATCAGGATCGCTGCAAATGGACGATGGAAACATCAAAGGTGGAAACATTGTTATGGACATGAATTCCATCACTTGTACCGATATCGAAAATGCGGAATACAATGGAAAATTGGTAGGCCATCTAAAATCTGATGATTTCTTTGGTGTAAGCCAATTCCCAGAGGCAAAAATGGTAATCAAGTCCATCAAACCTGCCGGTGGAAATAAAGCGAATGTAGTTGCTTCTGTAACGATTAAAGGAATTACAAAAGACGTAAACTTCGAATTAGAGTCTACTGAAAGCAACGGTACTCTAACAGCAACTGGAACCGTGGTTATCGATCGTTCTGATTTCAATGTAAAATACGCCTCTGGAAGCTTCTTTGAAGGCTTGGGTGATAAAATGATCTACGACGATTTCACGCTTGACTTTAAATTGGTCGCTTCCAAATAA